The Astatotilapia calliptera chromosome 2, fAstCal1.2, whole genome shotgun sequence genome includes a window with the following:
- the higd2a gene encoding HIG1 domain family member 2A, mitochondrial, which translates to MAAAATPGVAEQTPGAAPQRAVPFDLSQAPNIEGFNPLPKVKDETFKEKFARKTKENPFVPIGCLGTAGALIYGLRAFHQGKTRQSQLLMRGRIFAQGFTVVAIIVGVFATALKPKQ; encoded by the exons ATGGCGGCAGCAGCAACACCCGGAGTTGCAGAGCAAACACCCGGAGCAGCTCCGCAGAGAGCTGTGCCGTTTGATTTATCCCAGGCTCCAAACATCGAAGGCTTCAACCCTTTGCCTAAAGTCAAAGATGAGACTTTCAAGGAAAAGTTTGCGAGGAAAACCAAGGAGAACCCATTCGTCCCGATAG GTTGTTTGGGAACAGCGGGAGCGCTGATTTATGGTCTCCGTGCCTTCCATCAAGGGAAAACCAGACAGTCCCAGCTCTTGATGAGGGGACGCATCTTTGCTCAAGGCTTCACTGTAGTTGCCAttattgttggtgtttttgCCACGGCTCTGAAACCCAAGCAGTGA
- the cltb gene encoding clathrin light chain B isoform X1 — MADNGAHPTEEDPAAAFLAQQENEIAGIENDGDAFGILEGAGVQQPQTDNYDGFEEPATLNGDLFQESNGPTDSYAAIAQVDIQRQEPESLRKWREEQKARLEALDSASKAAEEEWRVKAKKELEDWHVHQSEQMEKNKTNNRIADKAFYKQPNSDVIGFVASEEAFLAETDSNSPGSEWERVARLCDFNPKTNKQAKDVSRMRSVLISLKQTPLVR, encoded by the exons ATGGCTGACAACGGAGCGCACCCGACTGAAGAGGACCCGGCCGCCGCTTTCCTGGCTCAACAGGAGAATGAGATAGCGGGGATAGAAAACGATGGCGACGCATTTGGGATCCTAGAAGGAGCCGGTGTTCAGCAGCCGCAGACCGACAACTATG acGGGTTTGAAGAGCCTGCCACGTTGAATGGAGACCTGTTTCAG GAGTCCAATGGCCCAACAGACAGCTACGCAGCCATCGCCCAGGTGGATATTCAAAGGCAAGAACCTGAAAGTTTACGCAAATGGAGGGAGGAGCAGAAGGCACGCCTTGAAGCATTAG ACTCGGCATCCAAGGCAGCGGAGGAAGAATGGAGAGTGAAAGCGAAGAAGGAGCTTGAAGACTGGCACGTACACCAAAGTGAGCAGATGGAGAAGAATAAGACCAACAACAG GATTGCTGATAAGGCTTTCTACAAACAGCCCAACTCTGATGTTATAGGCTTTGT AGCATCTGAGGAGGCTTTCCTGGCAGAGACGGACAGCAACAGCCCCGGGTCTGAATGGGAGAGAGTAGCTCGTCTCTGTGACTTCAATCCAAAAACCAACAAGCAGGCGAAGGATGTTTCCCGAATGCGCTCTGTGCTGATCTCTCTCAAACAGACACCTCTAGTTCGCTAG
- the cltb gene encoding clathrin light chain B isoform X3, giving the protein MADNGAHPTEEDPAAAFLAQQENEIAGIENDGDAFGILEGAGVQQPQTDNYDGFEEPATLNGDLFQESNGPTDSYAAIAQVDIQRQEPESLRKWREEQKARLEALDSASKAAEEEWRVKAKKELEDWHVHQSEQMEKNKTNNRASEEAFLAETDSNSPGSEWERVARLCDFNPKTNKQAKDVSRMRSVLISLKQTPLVR; this is encoded by the exons ATGGCTGACAACGGAGCGCACCCGACTGAAGAGGACCCGGCCGCCGCTTTCCTGGCTCAACAGGAGAATGAGATAGCGGGGATAGAAAACGATGGCGACGCATTTGGGATCCTAGAAGGAGCCGGTGTTCAGCAGCCGCAGACCGACAACTATG acGGGTTTGAAGAGCCTGCCACGTTGAATGGAGACCTGTTTCAG GAGTCCAATGGCCCAACAGACAGCTACGCAGCCATCGCCCAGGTGGATATTCAAAGGCAAGAACCTGAAAGTTTACGCAAATGGAGGGAGGAGCAGAAGGCACGCCTTGAAGCATTAG ACTCGGCATCCAAGGCAGCGGAGGAAGAATGGAGAGTGAAAGCGAAGAAGGAGCTTGAAGACTGGCACGTACACCAAAGTGAGCAGATGGAGAAGAATAAGACCAACAACAG AGCATCTGAGGAGGCTTTCCTGGCAGAGACGGACAGCAACAGCCCCGGGTCTGAATGGGAGAGAGTAGCTCGTCTCTGTGACTTCAATCCAAAAACCAACAAGCAGGCGAAGGATGTTTCCCGAATGCGCTCTGTGCTGATCTCTCTCAAACAGACACCTCTAGTTCGCTAG
- the cltb gene encoding clathrin light chain B isoform X2 — protein sequence MADNGAHPTEEDPAAAFLAQQENEIAGIENDGDAFGILEGAGVQQPQTDNYDGFEEPATLNGDLFQESNGPTDSYAAIAQVDIQRQEPESLRKWREEQKARLEALDSASKAAEEEWRVKAKKELEDWHVHQSEQMEKNKTNNRLYPSLARASEEAFLAETDSNSPGSEWERVARLCDFNPKTNKQAKDVSRMRSVLISLKQTPLVR from the exons ATGGCTGACAACGGAGCGCACCCGACTGAAGAGGACCCGGCCGCCGCTTTCCTGGCTCAACAGGAGAATGAGATAGCGGGGATAGAAAACGATGGCGACGCATTTGGGATCCTAGAAGGAGCCGGTGTTCAGCAGCCGCAGACCGACAACTATG acGGGTTTGAAGAGCCTGCCACGTTGAATGGAGACCTGTTTCAG GAGTCCAATGGCCCAACAGACAGCTACGCAGCCATCGCCCAGGTGGATATTCAAAGGCAAGAACCTGAAAGTTTACGCAAATGGAGGGAGGAGCAGAAGGCACGCCTTGAAGCATTAG ACTCGGCATCCAAGGCAGCGGAGGAAGAATGGAGAGTGAAAGCGAAGAAGGAGCTTGAAGACTGGCACGTACACCAAAGTGAGCAGATGGAGAAGAATAAGACCAACAACAG ACTCTATCCAAGTCTGGCACG AGCATCTGAGGAGGCTTTCCTGGCAGAGACGGACAGCAACAGCCCCGGGTCTGAATGGGAGAGAGTAGCTCGTCTCTGTGACTTCAATCCAAAAACCAACAAGCAGGCGAAGGATGTTTCCCGAATGCGCTCTGTGCTGATCTCTCTCAAACAGACACCTCTAGTTCGCTAG